In Lactuca sativa cultivar Salinas chromosome 5, Lsat_Salinas_v11, whole genome shotgun sequence, the DNA window TGTTGTAAAAGAGGCAACGCAAGGTTTCTACGAAATGCTGATGTACAACCATCTAATGACGGCAGAAGCTAAAAACTCATCATTAATGTTGTCTAATAAAGCGGGAAAAAGATAAGAAAACGGGCTAATCTATGATTATCAATCACATTCAAGAATTCGATATTAGCGTTCGAAAGAATACGAATTGCACAGTTATTTGGAGAAAGTAATGGACCCAATTCGATAAATAATGATCACATTGAAAAACCCTTTTCTACAACAAACTATTGATACATATTGAAGAATGTAAGGGTATTTGACCTGATTAATAGATACAAACCCATATATAAAATTTGAAACTACCAAATAATTTGGGGAAAGAGGTACCGGAGGTGGAGAGGATGGATGGAGATTGGAAGGTAAGGTTGTGATAATCAACTAGCAGCAGCGATCGGTGTTTCTGCAAGTTGGTTAACAGAGAACGACAAACATTGGAGTTGGTGGTGATCGGCGACGATCGATGGTGCAAATGGATTAGGCATGGTAAATGTCAAGTACTCGAATGAGAGTTCGGAAGGGGAGAGGTTACCAGGTGAGGGAGGAGGTTGGAATAGGTGAAGTGGAATCTTAAAACATGTTATAGCAAGTTAAGTGGCCTCAATGATAGGTGAAAATGAACTTTAAGCCCTTAAAATACACAAAAAAATAGACGTTATAAAACAAACACGAAAAGTTTATAGGCTAAAATGACATTAACCCTATaaagttttaatttaatttaagggAAAATGGCTTAAAGTGGCAAGCAGTAGCAACCACGaatataaaatttgttttttaggtcattaaacttttaattgtatccaataaaaaaattaactatttattttagttttaaaatacCAACAATTACGATTTTTATCAATTAAAATGTTAACGAACACCGTCATTTCCCTTGCTATATCTAACTAAAAACATCTTGTAATTATTTTTTCAAACCACAACCAATAACCATTAACAAAGTCATATTGTTTTGTGACCTTGTCATTTTAGTCGGTAAAAATCCATATAGTTGAAGTTGTGGTTTGAAAAAATGACCATAACAGACTATTAGTTAAACATAGCGAAATGATAGTGTTTGTTGTCATTTAACCGATACAAATTGTAACAGCTAGTAttttaaaaccaaaataaaaGCTAGTTTGTTTATTGGATACAACTAAAAGTTCATTAACCTAAAAAGCAAATTTTGAGTTATTGGTTGTTAAGTCATTAATTAAGCCTATAAACATTTTAAGTCATTCGACTAAGACTAATGTTGATAAGgaaaacaaaaaatacatatttatggCACGTATTATATTGATATTGAAACAAGTGTTAAATGGGACAAAGAGAGAAGGCTATTAAAAAGGACATAACTTCCACAATGTACAAACGAGTAATCAGTAAAATTGTGATGCAAAAAGTCACAACACCCAACAATGGGATTATAAATTCAGCAATAAAATGTTACACAAACATACGTCGCTAAaataaaatgaccaaaaaaaaAGCCAAAATTACTGAGAATTAAACCTTTGAACATCAACCAAGTTGTAGAGGTCACCACGACGTTGCTTCTGTAGCGGGAGATTTGTCCTAtacattttatttaataattaataccatgTTATAACTTGCCATTTTATATTTTTCGGTTTTTTCAAATTCTTATGTTTGGAAAGCTAAAAACTAGCTTCTACGCAAGTTTTTTAGAAAACTACTCAAACTAGCATTTCAACAAATGGAGTTTTTCCAAAATTCTATTAAATATACCATTTATTTAAATATCCTAACTTGAGTACATCCCAAATGTATTACGTTTTTGTCTTAAAATATTGAATCAAACgtcattttttatcagctagcagTTTAGTTTCAGTTAGTCTGCCAAACATAGCGTAAACggttttaaaaactttttcaatTAAGGTTTTAGAAATAACTTAATTAAAGTTTTGCAAGATAATAATTAAGAACACGTAATGATTTTTAAAACAACTTCATAGTCAAAACTCACCTCCTTAGGTCCATAAGTGAATAATCAATCTCTGATATAATTGTTGCCTCATCATGTTCTGTAGTAGCCAATACCTCTCCAAACTATCAAATATCACAacaagaaataacaacatactcTCATTTATTGGTGTATTATAGTATCCTACTATTTGTTTTATATTTGaatgacattgctataattggtcaaaattttaaaagtagaaaacaatttcttgcatttaactaataaataaataaatcgaaTATAAGAGAGTAATGAGGTTGAGAAACTTACGGGTCCCACAAGGGTGGAATGGCCCCATGCCACATAGCCACCAGACTCAGCATCTCGAGCAGGAGAGCAAGTTGCTACATATAACTGTTGTCAcgaaatcaatactaattaatttttatttttatataaaattaaataaataaatgcaaCACATTATCCGATATTACAATTATGTTTTCAACGAAGATTAATCATTTTTTTCTAACAGTTATAATGTATCAAATGACAAATCTTAGTTCAAAAGATAGAAAACTACTAAAAGTCCGATTTTTTTGCCATTAAAATTACaacttctgtttttttttttttgatgaaaatgtttaaaaaggtAATTAGTATATCATACCTGATTATCCACAGCCCTGcatatcatatatataaattaaattagtAGCATATCTTACTGttaaaactttcaattatataattcataaatataaaaatataaaaatatatataaaaaatatacctTGCCCTTTGTAATAACTCCCAGTGCAATGGACCAGTAGTCATGTTGAATGCCCCAGGATAACAAAGTAGGTGAGCACCTGATATGCAACATTCATTACAATAAAAAGTAGCTTAACAATTAATTTAATTTGTAAAAAACGGAAATTGTTAAAAGTTaggaattaaatttaattatttaaatacaatAGCCAAAAAtctcaaatgaaaaaaaaaaaaaaaaaaatagtagaaAAGTGTGAGTTGTATAATAAACCTCTAGCTGCATATAGCATGGCTAGTTCCTGAAATCGAATGTCATAGCAGATGCCTATACCTATGCGTCCAACATCtgcatataatattataatttaattagaatcattaattaaaaattatttaaacattttgcattaaattaaaaacaaaccTGTGTCAACAACAGTAGGAGTTTCTCCAGCAGTAAGAGTCTTTGATTCCTCAAATGTAATTTTTCCAGGAATATTGATATCAAAAAGGTGTATCTGTCATGTAGTCATATCACACTAATTATCACAACTTTATCTCTATGAATTCATGATGATAATGATAGTAAAATTAGGGGTTATATGCAAGAAATTGCAAcatacttctattgatttgtttctCAAAGcaccctactttcatttcttataattgggttgaatttttcaaaatgcaTTACCTTAATATGAAGTAAATGAAAACAGCATGATATAATATTAAAGTTCCCAATGCTTAAAGACCATAattagaagaatacctttctGTGTTTAGCTATCAGGTTTCCATCAGTATCGAAAACACAACAAGTATTGTAAAGCTTGTCACCACATCTTTCTGGAATGGATCCACCAACTATTGTGATCTTCAAAGAACGAGCAGCTTCAGACAACATTGCTGTTGAAGGAGATGAGTCTTTCCCAGCATCAATGTCTTCAGCATACACAGGGAAGCTATCGTTTGAATATGGACTATTCCATATTTCCTGAGAGATGACAATTGTTGAAGTTCTAGAGCTTTCAAAATCGAGTTCATAGTTTGCATTTAACTAACGACGAAGGAAGATATACAGAAGAGTAAAAGTTCGTAATAGAAAATTACAGGTAGAAGAACAAGTTTGGCACCCTTTTCAGCTGCCTCCTCGATTGCTACACGGGCATGGGCAATGTTCCTCTCCTTGTCTGCAGTAACAGACAATTGACATAGTCCAATCTTGAACTGCAATCCCGATATCATACAATCAGTCATACAAAACAAGTAATTTGTAAAGTTGAATGCCGAATTGTACATGGATATCCCCAATTGCATCTAAGCACTATGCATGCACAGAGGTTTTGAAATACGAAACCTTGGAGATTGGAGGAATTGGCGTATCGATAGCAGGAGGAACCCTAGCTTTCTCGGGGCTAAAAGAAGACGCCATGGATGATGCTGAGACGCGAGTGAGCGTACGTGTAGTGGTAACGCTGAATAGATTGTGACCAGGGCTGATTTTGTTGACTTTTCTATCAGTTTGCGGAACCCGGAAGTTGCGTAGTAAAGATAGACGGTGGCCGAGCGGCGTAGCTACGACAACAGCCGATGATCGGAGAGTTTTGAGATTTACAGGCGAAGTATATGAAGGCAGAGTTGTGGACAAGAACGCAATTGATCCACTTCTCATTTCTTTTCCGCCGTCACTTTCACCATTGACGCTACTTCTGTTTCTGTTAAAATTGATGGAACATCTACCGTAGGCAGTAGTCAGTATTAGGCACTATTCTTGAGGTTTTTCTTTTGTTTGGTTTTCTAGGTTTGACTATTTTTATTAGGGATAAAtcagtttttttaattttatattaaaaaaacttcttttataaacACAAGTATCGACACTAATTGCAATCATACCCTGAGTTGCCTACCAGTTTGCTCTCCTTCTTTTCATTCTCCTTATGTATTCTTAGACTCTTTCTTTATCTTTTCTGAACTATAGCTTTCTTGCCAGTTTTGGTTCTTACTGACAGGGAATTTCTTCCGAGCAAACTTCTTTGGATTCGACACCGTCATCGCATACTCGTCACTCGTAAGATCACACTCTGACATGTcatcttcctcttcctcttcaaTCACATTTTTGTTCTTCGAGACAAGAGCAAGTGAGCCGACACCAGAGATCAACTTCGCTTCTTTTGATACTGTGCTTTCATGTGACTTTAGAATTCCCATAAGTTTCGCTAGGGAATAAGCTTTGAATTGTTCATGCGTTTTTACAGTTGAGACAACCGCCATCCACTCGGGTCTTAAACCGTTCAGGAAGGTGACTTTCTgttcaataaccttcctttcAATACCATGCTTTGTCATCTTGCTGAGCAGATGATTGTAGCGATCAAACATCTGAAGCAAGGTTTCTTCAGGTTTTTGTACAAATGCTCCAAACTTAGAGAGAAGCAGAGTTTGAATAGAGTGCTCTATATCCTCGTCGGTTGAATATAGTTCTTTCAACCTGTCCCATATCTCCTTAGCTGTAGTGCATAACCTCACTAATCGGAAGGTGTTAGCTTGTAAAGCGAATCTGATCATTCTTAACGTCTTGACATTGCACATCAGTTTATCTTTTTCATCCTGAGGAATCTTATCCTCGTCTGCTATCAGTttgttatactctttttgggTTTTCACAGTTGTATTCGTTCCAGAGTGAACAAATGGACCCAACGTGATTActtcccagatgagatacccGTTGTCATCAGATTCaaccacataatcttcaaagtgatgcgcccatacttcataatctACGTGTAAAAAATGGGTACTCTTGTAGTGGATCCAATgatgttggagatgttgatgggattagattgtaCGTCGTCTTGAGACATGATAAGCCTTCCTTGAAACTGTTAGAGTCTGACCTGTAAACTTGAGAatagggttttatcaaaaacacTAGTTTCCGTCGATAAGAAAACGACGGCTcctatatatttgataaaagcggaaaccctatagtattcttcaaacagaaggaatgtgtatttgttacacagtctcctgctctgataccaattgttggaattAAAATTCTAGTAGGATCGATATGTTCTAAACAGTGAATAAAGCAATAAGAACAAGACACAGGAATGGCTCAAAcaatgttgaatgattaaacatcaacaccccagaagagctcgatgaagaacttcgactgtagaggtgttttagggttACAGAACGATAATCAAAGTAATAGAATCAAGAACGTatctaatgcatacatgcatgcactatatatactaCATAACCCTAACAaaacacggatggacaggcccaatccggtaAATACAAAcaaagcccatgacgcaacatatttatcctacaatctccccctttgcgtctatGGAACCGAAAGCTCAGTTCAGTTGAGAAACTGAAGACTTCTTAACAGTTTTGAACAGCTTCGATATAATGGCTAGAAGAGTGTGACGAAATGtaatataccaccgaagcatgtctATGAAGTTCTTCTTATCAGACTCACTGTTCTTCATGCACCGATGAATAATGTTGATGATGTGTTCCAAGCAATCGGTTGAGAACAGATGCTTAACCACAAGAGCAAATAAAAACCTGCTATGTTCGGCTCTTGTGAACATGACCGTTAGATGTGTAGGATCAATTTGACTCATTGTCATTTTATTCGCATCTCCCGGTTTCGGAGTTGGCTTCACAATCGGTTTCTTGTTCATGACAGTGGCAATCTCTTGGTCCATCTTAGCCACTTTGTAAATATACGACCCCAACATCCTCTTTAAATGATTCAGGATCGGTTCATACTCCTTTGCATATGTAAGCAAAATGTTGTATAAcaaaatccaatcatgaggattcaagTTTAggagatctgcaagggaaattaTAGAGACCGAGTTGTCCGTACCTCGAGTAATTCTGAAACGAACATTGACAAACTTCCCTGCATGCGTAGGCTTCAGCACTTTGACTAACGTGATCTTCTATGCACTCCACGTCAAGTACTGAGGTTGACCGAACTGCAAATAAAAATCTATAAGTTCTCGATCAATTTGAGGATGAGGCGAAGGGGCTTCAGCAGTAGAATCAAAGCAGTGAAAAACAAACGGCTTCCTCGTCATAGGCTTATCGAATTGAGAATCCCTCGTGTTTTCAATAACAAATGAAGCCACTGGTTCCAACCAGAAAACACTTGGGAATTCAATCGCCTCTTTTATCATCTTTTTCCTAGTCAATATGGGAAAAGGGCCATTTTACATCCAAGAGCATCATGCTcttttttcctcttcctttccttCTCATCTTCTTCCTTCACAATCCTCTGAGTTTCATTTAACTCCTGATCTCTTTGCTTTCCTTTGAGAATGTCGGTTATTGTTTTATGGTCTTCATTACTATCATCATTGGATGGACCCTTCTTTTCATTAACATTAgaacccgaagcttcattacccttcggttcaagTTTGATCACAACTTTCGGTTGAACAGGAGGTTAACCAGATGACTTTTCTACATTAACTTGCACACCCTCTCCTCCTTGTTGCAAAGCGACCATCGGCTTCGAAACACCCTTCATTTCACGAAGCAGGGCAATCGCCGGAAGAAGTTTGGTAGTAAGATGATTCCTGATAGTCAGCATCAAAGCAAGATCATTAGCATGAATGACATTGTTTAGTATACCCAGGACATCACCAGAACAGCTTCTAAAAACAGCATGTTCAACCTTCAACAATTCAATCTCTTTTTCTGTTTTTTCCAGCTGGACCTTCTGAGCCGCCATAGTAGTAGTCTGTCTAGCGAGTTCATCTCTCAGTTGTCGTTCAATGGCTAAATCAGCCACGAGTTTCTCTAACCGAGAGTCAATAGAGGAAATATGAGATGTATTCTCGGTTTGAAGATCAGCGCGAACTGCTTCAAATTTTGCTTGCTCTCCTTGAAGTGAGTGGGTTAGAGAGTCAACCGAAGCATTAACCGTGGTAGCATAGGAGCTGGCATGATCTTGAAGCGActctaagaaaagtttagattCTTGAATAAGATCCTTAACATCCTTAGTAGCTTATTTACACTGGGAAGTAGAATCATCCACAGCAGCTGAGCACTTATCCATGGATTGGGTATATTGCTCCAAGGCTGTATCCATGAAGGCTTTCAGGATAACGTCAACAGGCTTCTGATAACACACAAGCAGCTTGTCAAGCTTCTCATGAGCACTATCAAGTTGGTCCTTAGTAACATGGGCAACATCATCATCTTCAGTCGGGAGCCGATAAGGACTATAGTAAGTGGAGTCATACTCAAAATCGTCACCTCCAAGAATCGGATTAGAGTCATCTGAAGCAATAGGTGTAATAGGTTTAGTAGTAACAGGAGATTTAATACCAGTAAatgcccccatatcagatacattGACATTCACCGGTGGATCGGTTATGGTTGAGGTAATAATAGGTGTTGTAGTGATTATAAGAGTAGTGTTAACAGGTGGTGGTGGAATCGGTGAAGAAATCGGTTGTGTTGTAGAAATTGGAGGTATTGGAGCAACCGATTCTGAAACAATAGATGGAGGAATAGGAGTAACCGAAACGGAAATAGTGACCCTCGATGGTGAATCTGGTGGAGTGGGTACCTTGGTATGGATGTCATCAGTTGGAGTTGGAGATCTAGGAGGTGTGTTTCCTCTCGGTGAGTCCTCAAGATgagcttcttcttcatcatcagccGATGTAGACATTCTTGCCATCTTTTTAATTTTCTTAGGATGAGCTGAAGATCCCACTTTCACTGATTTCCGCTTTTTGGATCCCTCCTTATCACCCTTCGTTGATTTGTCAACTTTTGAAGATGCACCCATTCCTGGATCAGCAGGCCTTTCTTCCTTCTTATTACCACGTTTAGAAGGTTTTTCCAAGGCTTCCAAATCTGCCTTCATCTCAGGCGTTAATTGGTGAGGACCAATAGGACTGAGTTTGCGATAAGCTTCCATAACTGTGTTGTTGAGTGGAACACAGCGAGACATTGTCTCAGGATGGAGCCAACATGATTGTATATGGATTAATCGGCGATAATCACCTTCTTAGTGTGAAAGGTGGCCATAGAGTATAACTAAACATCCTTCATCACCGGAATGTTTAGTGAAGATATGGCTCTTTGTGTAACAATCATCCAGAATCTTCCACAAGAAATCTCTGAATGCTTGGTCGAAGAATTGAGGCTTTGCACCACTTGAGACCAAAGCAATGACCCATAGTCTAGATTGAGGCCATTGTAAAGACCATACAGAATGGTCATGAAGCACCTGTTGGAACCATCTGACCCTGCTACTCTTTCACCCAAACCCTTGTGAAGTAGAGTTAATAACCCATTCTATTAGGGTGGTAGACACACTTTCTTGAACTTCGTAAAAGAAACAAGAACCTCAGTATAGCCCATCTCATAGAACATGGCAAAAAGCTGAGTTGTCGTAATAAAATCAGGAGAGATTACAGAGGCATCAACTGCAAGCTCTAACAACGAACATAATCGAACTTTTGAAATCGAAGTTTTGCGATTGAAGATCTGAAAGTAAATCCTATCCTTGTTCTTATCATATGAAGCATTTTAGTAAACCTTCGATAACAGAGACATCGGAACAGATTCCACCTGAGATAGTGCCAAAACCAGTGGGGAATACTTAAGGCATTCAACAACCTGGAGCATGTAGTGGTCGTACAAAAACGGATTCATATCAATGATCAAGTTTTGGTTGGGCTTGATCACAAGTAGGGAACATGAAGCAGATTGGTCATGGTGAGAagatgaatccgccattgtttaatgaaagaagatgaacagttgaGAATCGCATGTTATATTCGAGAGATGGTGAAGAAGGTAAGAAAGGACAATGGGTGTGAGAAACCCTTTATATACCTTtgccatgagagagaaagaatcttCTATTATGATTACACGATCTCTGAACCGTCATTTGAAAAAGCGGGATTTGACAGCTTGGTTTCCCCAGATAAACGTCATCGCGCGTGTGGCTAggagccgtttcaaattcacgcgctcATTTTCGTCCTTATCTGTTAAAGTGGTTCAAATTCGTATCCACGCAATGCCTCGTCAACTGAATTTTCTACTTGCACAACACATAGGTCAATCAAAATGCACTTGAAAACGATCATTAGTATTGtggaaaatttttttttttaaaaatttcgtgcaagagtgacaaagataaagaaataaatcaaacgtgtataggatgtgagtgatgtcttaaACCGACATAAAGCAGTTGATTCTGagcacaaatctcttccttcaaagtcaagagagacttgaagtgcttgcatGGTTCCCCGAAAAATTACGACCGAGTGTGTGTTAATAAACATCGAAAGGCTTCTTTTCAACTATCGGCTCTAAGAGTGGCTTATCTCCAACCGAACCTCGATACTTAATGTAAGACCGAAGCTCAggcgaagtacttgtgagaccaatgtggtttgttgaacaagtaggtgagatATGTGTATAAGTGGTTAGGAATTGAAatcttaaaaataaaacaaaactggACCTTTTGGGAAGAAACGCCTTGGTGTTggacaatttcataaagatctcGCATAAAAAAAAGATTTCAACCGGTAACAAGTTaaatctagaatatgataatccaTCGTTAATTCCTTATTGGTATTGGATTGTGGGTCTCACTCAGCATGTGGTATATGCAGctaagatcatcaacacagattttgggtaaccataaacctcagtggtaaaaccgagagtctcaagggttacgtttgtgaaccGAAAGTAGATGAAGAATATTGATTAGGTGGtgaaagaaccgaaagtacctctgctgttaaagaGTGACAAAGCAGTAAACTCTCAACTactttgagaag includes these proteins:
- the LOC111919905 gene encoding omega-amidase, chloroplastic, whose protein sequence is MRSGSIAFLSTTLPSYTSPVNLKTLRSSAVVVATPLGHRLSLLRNFRVPQTDRKVNKISPGHNLFSVTTTRTLTRVSASSMASSFSPEKARVPPAIDTPIPPISKFKIGLCQLSVTADKERNIAHARVAIEEAAEKGAKLVLLPEIWNSPYSNDSFPVYAEDIDAGKDSSPSTAMLSEAARSLKITIVGGSIPERCGDKLYNTCCVFDTDGNLIAKHRKIHLFDINIPGKITFEESKTLTAGETPTVVDTDVGRIGIGICYDIRFQELAMLYAARGAHLLCYPGAFNMTTGPLHWELLQRARAVDNQLYVATCSPARDAESGGYVAWGHSTLVGPFGEVLATTEHDEATIISEIDYSLMDLRRTNLPLQKQRRGDLYNLVDVQRFNSQ